A genomic region of Zea mays cultivar B73 chromosome 6, Zm-B73-REFERENCE-NAM-5.0, whole genome shotgun sequence contains the following coding sequences:
- the LOC103630482 gene encoding protein NUCLEAR FUSION DEFECTIVE 4, with protein MSSSPSSAHWLSLVGSVWLQTVNGPNADFAVYSSQLKETKGISQVQLNFLAFASDAGKLFGWLAGVAALRLPLWVVALTGATFGLVGYGVQFLFLDRAGLAYWHMFALTSLAGNGICWVNTVCYLLCINNFPAHSRVAVSLATSYLGLSAKFYTTMADTIPRAARARYSTAEVYLLLNAVVPMAVALVAAPSLRVVELKEGRRRRTEAPFLAMFVITLATGACAVVGSVGAKSIGLSSRAHMVSLYVLLALPLLIPVWLRVREGTAKIRESMWENRVHDHDSDGPESETAVPAPVSVVEIQAEDKQEEAGAELQRQNNGQQEEVGGLRLLRLFDFWLYFLSYMFSGTLGLVFLNNLGQIADSRGLTDASTLVSLSSSFGFFGRLLPAFLDYYTAKSGYSLSRTASMAWLMAPMPGAFLLLLHPKNMSLYASTAVVGTCTGAITSVAASTTNELFGTKNFGVNHNVVVANIPLGSLCFGYLAAFLYQRGAHGGNRCLGAACYRDSFILWGATCALGTALCTVLYVRSRRSPGRLPR; from the exons ATGTCGTCGTCTCCTTCCTCGGCCCACTGGCTGAGCTTGGTAGGGAGCGTCTGGCTCCAGACCGTCAACGGCCCCAACGCCGACTTCGCCGTCTACTCGTCGCAGCTCAAGGAGACCAAGGGCATCTCGCAGGTGCAGCTCAACTTCCTCGCCTTCGCCTCCGACGCCGGCAAGCTCTTCGGCTGGCTCGCGGGTGTGGCCGCGCTGCGCCTCCCGCTCTGGGTGGTGGCGCTGACCGGGGCCACGTTCGGCCTCGTCGGGTACGGCGTCCAGTTCCTGTTCCTCGACAGGGCCGGCCTCGCGTACTGGCACATGTTCGCGCTCACCTCCCTCGCCGGCAACGGCATCTGCTGGGTCAACACCGTGTGCTACCTCCTCTGCATCAACAACTTCCCTGCCCACAGCCGCGTCGCGGTCAGCCTGGCCACGAGCTACCTCGGGCTCAGCGCCAAGTTCTACACCACCATGGCGGACACCATCCCCAGGGCGGCGAGGGCGAGGTACTCCACCGCGGAGGTGTACCTCCTCCTCAATGCCGTCGTCCCGATGGCCGTCGCGCTCGTGGCGGCGCCGTCCCTCCGGGTGGTGGAACTCAAGGAGGGCCGCCGCAGGAGGACCGAAGCGCCGTTCCTCGCCATGTTCGTGATCACCCTGGCCACCGGAGCCTGCGCCGTCGTCGGCAGCGTAGGGGCCAAGTCCATCGGGCTCTCGTCTAGAGCACACATGGTCAGCCTCTACGTGCTGCTCGCCCTGCCTCTGCTGATCCCAGTGTGGCTCAGAGTCAGGGAGGGCACGGCCAAGATACGCGAGAGTATGTGGGAGAACCGGGTCCACGATCACGACTCCGACGGGCCCGAGTCCGAGACGGCGGTACCCGCGCCGGTGTCGGTGGTCGAGATTCAGGCGGAGGACAAGCAGGAGGAGGCAGGGGCGGAGCTCCAACGACAGAATAATGGTCAACAAGAGGAGGTCGGCGGCCTCCGCTTGCTGAGACTATTTGACTTCTGGCTGTACTTTCTCAGCTACATGTTCAGCGGCACTCTGGGTCTGGTCTTCCTCAACAACCTGGGACAGATCGCAGACTCGCGAGGACTCACCGATGCGTCCACTCTAGTCTCCCTGTCCTCCTCGTTCGGCTTCTTCGGTCGTCTCCTTCCCGCCTTCTTGGACTACTACACTGCCAA GAGTGGCTACTCCCTATCAAGAACGGCGTCCATGGCGTGGCTGATGGCCCCCATGCCCGGCGCGTTCCTCCTGCTGCTGCACCCGAAGAACATGTCCCTGTACGCCAGCACGGCCGTGGTCGGCACGTGCACGGGCGCCATCACCTCGGTGGCCGCATCGACGACGAACGAGCTGTTCGGCACGAAGAACTTCGGCGTCAACCACAACGTAGTGGTGGCCAACATCCCCCTGGGCTCGCTCTGCTTCGGCTACCTGGCCGCGTTCCTGTACCAGAGGGGCGCGCACGGCGGCAACCGATGCCTCGGCGCCGCCTGCTACCGGGACAGCTTCATCCTCTGGGGCGCGACGTGCGCCCTGGGCACGGCGCTGTGCACCGTGCTGTACGTGCGGTCGCGCCGTTCCCCCGGGAGGCTACCTCGCTAG